A part of Paenibacillus donghaensis genomic DNA contains:
- a CDS encoding recombinase family protein translates to MNIAYGRVSAKDQNPERQLVKFRELGIEDRFIFVDKQSGKDFERPRYQAMRLMIRDGDLVYLDALDRLGRDYDGIISEWKHITREIGADIVCLDNETLFDSRKFKTMGDLGKLLEDQFLSMLAYVAEQERKKNRQRQAEGIVVARSEGVTFGRPRQEIDEKFLHIYKEWKDGGITATAAMRQIKMSKPTFYRRVKEYEALSQEGQTE, encoded by the coding sequence GTGAACATCGCATATGGGCGAGTGTCAGCCAAGGATCAGAATCCGGAACGGCAGCTCGTGAAGTTTAGGGAGCTGGGGATTGAGGACCGTTTCATTTTCGTGGACAAGCAAAGCGGCAAAGACTTCGAGCGGCCACGCTATCAGGCTATGCGTCTGATGATTCGGGATGGGGACTTGGTGTACCTGGATGCACTGGATCGGCTGGGGCGCGATTATGACGGTATCATTTCTGAATGGAAGCATATCACGCGGGAGATTGGAGCGGATATTGTCTGCCTAGATAATGAAACTTTGTTCGACAGCAGGAAATTCAAGACCATGGGGGACTTGGGGAAACTTCTTGAAGATCAGTTCTTAAGCATGCTGGCCTATGTAGCCGAGCAAGAGCGGAAGAAAAATCGGCAACGTCAGGCTGAAGGAATTGTGGTTGCCAGATCGGAAGGTGTGACGTTCGGTCGTCCAAGGCAGGAAATAGACGAAAAATTTCTACATATATATAAAGAATGGAAAGACGGCGGTATAACAGCTACGGCAGCCATGCGGCAGATTAAGATGTCCAAACCAACCTTCTACCGGAGAGTGAAGGAGTATGAAGCACTGTCACAGGAGGGACAGACCGAATGA
- a CDS encoding C1q-like domain-containing protein produces MNKKEKLVTRNSVNKITSKKTKMVSALFTGSAFSALASRNSVNKITSIKTSKKTVSALVTGSAFRALASNNQSIFPFSRTKVQFPNKQFDLNNEYSPSLSTFVPKQTGIYAIDSSVVFGPAVTNQLTSISMNVLVNNAVVATTLKNFVPTAAFSVKISAILRLRAGDRVEIIFNANREGQIFQSELGNQVFTAFQAARF; encoded by the coding sequence ATGAATAAAAAGGAAAAATTGGTTACTAGGAACAGTGTAAACAAAATAACTTCTAAAAAAACTAAAATGGTTTCAGCCTTATTTACTGGGTCAGCCTTTAGTGCTTTAGCTAGTAGGAATAGCGTAAACAAAATAACTTCTATAAAAACTTCTAAAAAAACGGTTTCGGCCTTAGTTACTGGGTCAGCCTTTAGAGCTTTAGCTAGTAACAATCAATCAATATTTCCGTTCTCTAGAACTAAAGTTCAATTTCCGAACAAACAATTTGATTTAAATAATGAATATAGTCCAAGTTTAAGTACGTTTGTTCCAAAACAAACTGGTATTTATGCTATTGATTCCAGTGTGGTATTTGGCCCAGCTGTTACTAACCAACTAACTTCTATTTCTATGAATGTGCTAGTAAACAATGCCGTGGTAGCTACGACTTTAAAGAATTTTGTTCCAACTGCTGCTTTCTCTGTAAAAATAAGCGCAATTCTCAGGCTACGTGCTGGAGATAGAGTTGAAATCATATTTAACGCAAATAGGGAAGGACAAATATTCCAATCGGAGTTGGGCAATCAAGTATTCACAGCCTTCCAAGCGGCAAGATTTTAA
- a CDS encoding tyrosine-type recombinase/integrase: MRVQEVILNDNKKRYLLLDEVGVPVVPVMKYLKHLDQTGKSNNTLKTYCYALKQYFTYLEERKIDYKEVGVKDLADFVGWLRNPFESGKVTPLQQIEAKRTEKSVNLIITVVTSLYDYFFRIQEIQNDMVGKLVRQVFRGDHSKYKGFLHHVNEGKPTNKNILKLKEPRRKPRALHKDEVEQIYEFTTNIRDRLLIQLLFETGLRIGEALSLFMEDFVFDHKNGHRIRLTDRGELENGAKLKTGERELYVSQGLMDLYEDYLYNVIVDLEIDTNFVFVKLRGNRVGQPMNDRDVRALFKVLRKKTGMHIHPHLLRHTHATIYYRQTKDIKQVQERLGHANIQTTMNMYVHPSEEDIREN, translated from the coding sequence GTGAGAGTACAAGAAGTAATTCTTAATGATAATAAAAAGAGATATTTGCTGTTGGATGAGGTAGGTGTTCCGGTTGTTCCTGTTATGAAGTATTTAAAGCACCTGGATCAGACAGGTAAAAGCAACAATACACTGAAGACTTATTGCTATGCATTAAAACAGTATTTCACTTATCTTGAAGAGCGGAAGATAGATTACAAAGAAGTAGGAGTTAAGGATCTTGCTGACTTTGTAGGGTGGTTGCGTAATCCGTTTGAAAGCGGAAAAGTTACTCCATTACAACAGATTGAAGCGAAAAGAACGGAAAAATCAGTGAATCTAATAATCACAGTGGTAACAAGCCTATATGATTACTTTTTCCGTATTCAAGAGATCCAAAACGATATGGTAGGTAAACTGGTAAGACAGGTATTTAGAGGTGATCATAGTAAATATAAGGGATTCCTACATCATGTCAATGAAGGAAAACCGACGAATAAGAACATTTTAAAGCTGAAAGAACCCAGAAGAAAACCTAGGGCTTTGCATAAGGACGAGGTCGAACAGATATACGAGTTCACAACGAACATTCGTGATCGATTGTTGATTCAGCTGTTGTTTGAAACGGGACTACGTATCGGGGAAGCATTATCACTCTTCATGGAGGACTTCGTATTCGATCACAAGAATGGCCATCGAATACGTTTAACGGACCGCGGTGAATTGGAGAATGGAGCTAAACTCAAGACAGGTGAACGGGAATTGTATGTTTCGCAGGGACTTATGGATTTATACGAAGACTACCTATACAACGTGATTGTTGATCTTGAAATCGATACGAATTTCGTATTTGTTAAACTGCGGGGAAACCGTGTTGGACAACCGATGAATGACCGTGATGTTCGCGCCTTATTTAAAGTACTGCGTAAGAAAACAGGGATGCACATTCACCCTCACTTGCTGCGGCATACGCATGCAACAATATACTACCGTCAAACGAAAGACATCAAGCAAGTGCAAGAACGATTAGGGCACGCAAATATTCAAACAACTATGAACATGTATGTCCATCCATCGGAAGAAGATATACGTGAGAATTAG
- a CDS encoding DUF6262 family protein yields the protein MSDYDRRAHLKQVHEARKAKTIQRVDESIRRLVKAKEGINFNSVATDSSISKATLYNNSEIRVRIESLRQQQAQVPTPKQIKREMDENNKDAIIASLKRKMKKLKDENKKLREQLKFSYAEVYQKI from the coding sequence ATGTCTGATTACGATCGCAGAGCGCATTTAAAGCAGGTTCATGAGGCTCGCAAAGCAAAGACCATACAAAGAGTGGATGAGTCGATTAGACGGCTTGTAAAAGCCAAAGAGGGCATCAATTTTAATAGTGTTGCAACTGATTCTAGCATAAGCAAAGCAACACTCTATAACAATTCTGAGATACGTGTGCGTATTGAATCGCTTCGTCAGCAGCAAGCTCAAGTGCCGACACCAAAACAAATCAAGCGAGAGATGGATGAAAACAACAAGGACGCCATCATTGCTTCACTAAAACGTAAGATGAAGAAGCTCAAAGATGAAAATAAAAAATTGAGAGAACAACTTAAGTTTTCGTATGCAGAGGTCTATCAAAAGATTTGA
- a CDS encoding DUF2239 family protein, producing MSNALTHFYCTAFLGVGVVASGSLQQVVTTVKDALDDRDLTQLLIFDDSTGKPIDVDFRGKTDDVLKRLGEQLGDLPGTEVNHQPIRRVGRPKLGVVSGEVTLLPRHWEWLKSQPGGASVTLRKLIDEARRAGEKQSNIRESQEATYNFMTAMAGNFHQYEEALRALYAGDLDRFYHFIDDWAPDIRNHVKKLSANAFPEGNL from the coding sequence ATGAGTAATGCCCTAACGCACTTTTACTGCACGGCATTTTTGGGTGTGGGAGTCGTCGCCAGTGGTTCGTTACAGCAAGTTGTTACTACTGTGAAGGATGCTCTGGATGACAGAGACCTCACACAGCTGCTTATATTTGACGATTCCACAGGGAAGCCAATAGATGTTGATTTTCGTGGGAAGACAGATGATGTGCTCAAACGATTAGGAGAACAGTTAGGTGACCTACCCGGTACGGAAGTGAATCACCAGCCTATACGGCGGGTCGGTCGACCCAAGCTGGGGGTTGTATCCGGTGAGGTTACGTTATTGCCACGGCATTGGGAATGGCTCAAGAGTCAACCTGGAGGGGCGTCGGTAACATTACGAAAACTCATTGATGAGGCTCGCCGTGCTGGAGAAAAACAGAGCAATATCCGAGAGTCACAAGAAGCAACATATAACTTCATGACAGCTATGGCCGGGAACTTCCATCAATACGAAGAAGCTCTGCGGGCACTGTATGCTGGTGATTTGGATCGTTTTTACCACTTCATCGATGACTGGGCACCTGATATCAGAAACCATGTCAAAAAATTATCCGCTAATGCATTCCCTGAAGGGAACTTATGA
- a CDS encoding DUF1330 domain-containing protein, producing MQRGIEGSIVMLNLLRFRDVADYIANPELTPEVPISGAEAFNRYIEHTLPFLRESGGEVLFLGDGGEFLIGPEDERWDLVMLIRQSSAQSFLLFQVIKTTWPVSGIGLQRSKIHAFCL from the coding sequence ATGCAACGAGGCATTGAGGGCAGCATCGTCATGTTGAACCTGCTGCGTTTTCGTGATGTTGCCGATTACATAGCCAATCCTGAACTAACACCGGAGGTCCCAATCAGCGGTGCCGAAGCTTTCAACCGCTACATTGAGCACACCCTCCCATTTCTCCGTGAAAGCGGAGGTGAAGTGCTGTTTCTTGGCGATGGCGGAGAGTTTCTTATCGGGCCCGAAGACGAAAGATGGGATCTTGTTATGCTGATCCGCCAGAGCAGCGCGCAGTCTTTCTTGCTTTTTCAAGTCATCAAGACTACCTGGCCAGTATCGGGCATCGGACTGCAGCGATCGAAGATTCACGCCTTCTGCCTATGA
- a CDS encoding alpha/beta fold hydrolase: protein MNILKVNGIDLAYDSFGNENDEAIILIAGLGTQMIRWTVSFCRILAARGFRVIRFDNRDVGCSTHFSHYQTLDFDELATALMSGQRPDIPYTLDDMSNDAIGLLDALSIDRAHFVGRSMGGMIAQIAASEYPERVLSLTSIMSSSGNPALPQSFPEVMAMMTTPAPNPFEDEAGFLTHSLAFAKRIAGTGYPFEEDAYRALILEEVQRAYDPCSVGRQIAAIAVSGDRRPRLATIKVPALVIHGVDDPLFVPACGEDTASAIPGAELMLVDGMGHDLPHQLYKVTADGIERTARRN from the coding sequence ATGAACATCCTGAAAGTAAACGGCATCGATTTGGCCTATGACAGTTTCGGTAACGAAAATGACGAGGCTATTATCCTAATCGCCGGGCTTGGAACCCAGATGATCCGATGGACGGTTTCGTTTTGTCGGATATTAGCAGCGCGGGGCTTTCGCGTGATTCGCTTTGACAATCGCGACGTAGGTTGCTCGACGCACTTTAGCCATTATCAGACGCTGGATTTTGACGAACTGGCGACTGCTCTCATGTCGGGACAGCGACCGGACATCCCTTACACTCTCGATGACATGTCCAACGACGCTATCGGACTGCTCGACGCCCTTTCAATTGACCGGGCACATTTCGTTGGCAGGTCAATGGGCGGAATGATCGCCCAGATTGCAGCCAGTGAGTACCCTGAACGGGTTTTATCACTCACTTCCATTATGTCCAGTTCCGGTAATCCCGCCCTTCCGCAATCTTTCCCGGAAGTCATGGCGATGATGACTACACCGGCGCCGAACCCATTTGAGGATGAAGCAGGATTTTTGACGCACAGTCTCGCTTTTGCCAAACGCATCGCTGGCACCGGCTATCCGTTTGAAGAGGACGCTTATCGGGCGCTCATTCTGGAGGAAGTCCAGCGAGCCTACGATCCATGCAGTGTCGGACGACAAATTGCTGCGATCGCTGTCTCCGGTGACCGGCGTCCGCGGCTGGCGACCATAAAAGTACCAGCACTTGTCATTCATGGGGTGGACGATCCCCTGTTCGTCCCAGCGTGTGGCGAGGACACGGCTTCTGCCATCCCGGGCGCCGAGCTAATGTTGGTTGACGGCATGGGACACGACCTGCCGCACCAACTGTACAAAGTAACCGCTGATGGCATAGAGCGAACGGCTCGTCGCAATTGA
- a CDS encoding cellulase family glycosylhydrolase, translating to MLKTVKRSCMSLALIIAMVLSILPILPQASVTAASSDYPHLIGNANVKKPSVGGKLQVLNKNGVKTLSDKDGNPIQLRGMSTHGLQWFPEVVNANAFAALSNDWGANVIRLAMYVGEDGYATNPAVKQSVINGINYAIANDLYVIVDWHMINPGNPNDSVYSGAQSFFNEISSLYPNNKNIIYELCNEPNGENNGVSNDAAGWAQVKSYATPIVELLRKKGNDNLIIVGSPFWSQRPDLAADNPINDLNTMYSVHFYSGTNPVSNVETDRNNVMSNVRYALSHGVGVFATEWGTSLSTGNTGPYLAKADAWLNFLNQNNISWINFSLCNKDEVASALNSSTNLNPGSDKVWSENELTKSGQYVRARIKGLDYATPEEPQPNKPTPPLDFSSGFWDFNDGTTQGFGINADSPITAVQIENVNKALQLRGLKTSGSIDLSEGNFWANARLSADVWGYSINIYGHTKLTMDVISPTPTNVSIAAIPQSNSHGWENPTRAVRVSTNQFVAQPGGTYKATLTISFNDSPNFKIIATDSSDSIVRNLLLFVGSSSDNVSLDNIKFVK from the coding sequence ATGCTTAAAACAGTCAAAAGATCATGTATGTCACTCGCTCTAATCATTGCTATGGTGTTGTCAATCCTACCGATTCTACCGCAAGCATCCGTTACAGCCGCTTCGTCCGATTATCCACATCTCATTGGTAATGCTAATGTGAAAAAGCCTTCTGTTGGAGGTAAGTTACAGGTACTTAATAAAAATGGCGTGAAGACTTTAAGCGACAAAGATGGAAACCCGATTCAATTAAGAGGGATGAGCACCCACGGGTTACAGTGGTTTCCTGAAGTTGTGAATGCGAATGCTTTTGCAGCTCTTTCCAATGACTGGGGGGCAAACGTCATCCGCCTTGCCATGTATGTAGGTGAAGACGGCTATGCAACCAATCCAGCCGTTAAACAGTCCGTTATCAATGGAATCAACTATGCAATTGCCAATGATCTGTATGTCATTGTAGACTGGCATATGATTAATCCAGGAAACCCCAACGACAGTGTGTATTCTGGGGCACAAAGCTTCTTTAATGAAATCTCTAGTTTATACCCCAATAATAAAAACATCATTTATGAATTGTGCAATGAGCCTAACGGTGAAAATAACGGCGTATCCAATGATGCAGCTGGATGGGCTCAGGTAAAATCTTATGCAACGCCCATCGTCGAACTGTTAAGAAAGAAAGGAAATGACAATCTGATCATTGTCGGTTCTCCTTTCTGGAGTCAACGGCCTGATCTGGCAGCCGATAACCCCATTAATGACCTAAACACGATGTATTCGGTTCATTTTTATAGTGGTACCAATCCGGTATCCAATGTAGAAACGGATCGGAATAATGTAATGAGTAATGTAAGATATGCACTGAGCCATGGGGTTGGCGTATTTGCTACCGAATGGGGAACCAGCCTTTCAACGGGTAATACCGGACCCTATTTGGCGAAAGCTGACGCGTGGTTAAATTTCCTTAATCAGAACAACATAAGCTGGATTAATTTTTCACTCTGTAATAAGGACGAAGTAGCCTCAGCGTTAAATAGCTCTACAAATCTCAATCCCGGTAGTGATAAAGTATGGTCCGAGAATGAATTAACTAAATCAGGCCAATATGTACGTGCCCGTATTAAAGGTCTCGATTATGCCACACCAGAGGAACCCCAACCCAATAAGCCCACCCCCCCATTAGACTTCTCTTCTGGTTTCTGGGATTTTAATGATGGGACTACACAAGGCTTTGGCATTAATGCAGACAGTCCGATTACGGCTGTTCAGATAGAAAATGTGAATAAAGCATTGCAACTTCGCGGACTGAAAACCTCTGGCAGCATTGATTTATCGGAAGGTAACTTCTGGGCAAATGCCCGTCTTTCCGCCGATGTCTGGGGGTATTCAATTAATATCTATGGGCATACAAAACTTACTATGGATGTTATATCGCCCACACCAACTAATGTATCCATAGCGGCTATTCCTCAGAGCAATAGTCATGGATGGGAAAACCCAACAAGAGCGGTGCGTGTCAGTACCAATCAATTTGTTGCACAACCCGGTGGCACCTATAAAGCAACCTTGACGATTTCGTTTAACGATAGTCCCAATTTCAAAATCATAGCTACGGATTCTAGTGATAGTATCGTAAGGAATTTGCTGTTATTTGTTGGCTCAAGCTCCGATAACGTTTCTTTGGATAATATCAAATTTGTAAAATAA